The following are encoded in a window of Elusimicrobiota bacterium genomic DNA:
- the dnaN gene encoding Beta sliding clamp: MKLHLTKADLFKGIQIVQSAISVRSTLPVLGNILFEASDQGLRLSATDLEVGIRTWIKADIIEKGAVTIPAKILADFLRTLEDDREVKLEVSENNKIEVKSNRDRLNITGLPKEDYPVLPEFEESKAVTISKATLKEMFKKTMFAASSDETRYVLNGVHIIVDAGKAIAVATDGRRLAYIQRPVPGKDLQIKVIIPTKAVQEVMRLISEENSSSDTLKVSFTDNQASFSDGSTVILSRLIEGHFPNFEQVIPKSKEIQLRLNRLAFLSSVTRAAVGTLERGGSVRLTLTKGVMKIQAAAQGRVEVESELSTNYEGSELEVAFNPLYLIDVLKALEQTDVVVELTTALNPGVIRPADDEAYRYVMMPMKI, from the coding sequence ATGAAACTACATCTAACCAAGGCTGATTTATTTAAAGGAATCCAAATTGTTCAATCAGCTATTTCGGTTCGAAGCACGCTTCCTGTTTTGGGAAACATCCTTTTTGAGGCTTCTGATCAAGGTTTACGTTTATCAGCCACAGACTTGGAAGTAGGAATTCGAACGTGGATTAAAGCGGATATCATCGAGAAGGGCGCTGTGACCATTCCCGCTAAAATTTTGGCTGACTTTTTGAGAACATTGGAAGATGACCGGGAAGTAAAGTTAGAGGTTTCTGAAAACAATAAGATTGAAGTGAAATCCAACCGGGACCGTTTAAATATCACGGGACTTCCCAAAGAAGATTATCCTGTTTTGCCTGAGTTTGAAGAATCAAAAGCGGTCACCATTTCCAAAGCCACGCTCAAAGAAATGTTCAAAAAAACCATGTTTGCCGCTTCTTCTGATGAAACTCGTTATGTCTTAAATGGTGTTCATATTATCGTGGATGCGGGAAAAGCAATCGCCGTTGCAACTGATGGGCGCCGTTTGGCCTATATTCAAAGACCCGTTCCTGGAAAAGATCTCCAAATTAAAGTCATCATTCCAACCAAAGCCGTTCAAGAAGTCATGCGTCTTATATCCGAAGAAAACTCATCATCTGACACGCTTAAGGTTTCATTTACCGACAATCAAGCCAGCTTTTCGGATGGTTCCACTGTTATTCTCTCCCGCTTAATTGAAGGACATTTCCCAAATTTTGAGCAAGTCATCCCGAAGTCCAAAGAGATTCAACTTCGTTTGAATCGCCTCGCGTTTCTTTCATCCGTCACACGAGCTGCTGTGGGAACCCTGGAGCGTGGGGGATCGGTTCGATTAACATTAACCAAGGGAGTTATGAAAATTCAGGCTGCGGCCCAAGGTCGCGTTGAAGTAGAGTCTGAACTCTCAACCAACTATGAGGGAAGTGAACTCGAGGTGGCTTTTAATCCTCTTTATTTGATCGATGTTCTTAAAGCATTGGAGCAAACCGATGTGGTGGTTGAATTGACCACCGCGCTCAATCCAGGCGTGATACGGCCGGCCGACGATGAAGCCTATCGGTATGTGATGATGCCGATGAAAATCTGA
- the recF_1 gene encoding DNA replication and repair protein RecF, protein MFLRTITLRQFRNHKELQLEVESGVNLLIGSNGAGKTNVIEAIAVLTTGFSPRGAEPETLVEWNQEGFFIKGDFHYEEEGFDPLSLEMKYRLGSVRVVRQNGKIPVKLRDLMGRVPLVSFVPEDLALVKGEPELRRRAMNMILCQVDPMYSAVLRKYSEAVKSRNAALRQLAEGVIGKEALVPWNQAVVEQGLILCRKRAEFLEEFSIRVSKIQERISDHQENVSLEYKPSFIGPWNETAGARWFEEMNRCEAQELAMGSTVMGPHRDDVLFLMNGRAARQFSSEGQKRTTAVAFKLAEIPYVEEKLGQKPICLLDDVLSELDAKRAAHLLEELSRTGQCFVTMTGLESWPRERDLPAAVFRVDSSGVKREEIYA, encoded by the coding sequence ATGTTTCTCCGCACAATTACGCTTCGACAGTTTCGCAATCACAAAGAGTTACAGTTGGAAGTTGAATCGGGTGTTAATTTGTTGATTGGCTCCAATGGGGCCGGAAAAACAAATGTTATTGAAGCCATTGCGGTACTCACCACAGGGTTTTCTCCCCGGGGCGCAGAACCAGAAACATTGGTTGAGTGGAACCAAGAGGGCTTTTTCATCAAGGGAGATTTTCATTACGAAGAGGAAGGGTTTGATCCTCTCTCGCTTGAAATGAAATATCGGTTGGGGTCCGTGCGAGTTGTTCGACAAAATGGAAAAATTCCCGTCAAATTAAGAGACTTAATGGGCCGGGTCCCTTTGGTGAGTTTTGTTCCTGAAGATTTGGCTTTGGTCAAAGGTGAACCGGAGCTCAGGCGACGGGCCATGAATATGATTTTGTGTCAGGTGGACCCTATGTATTCCGCCGTTCTCCGGAAATATTCTGAAGCTGTAAAATCACGCAACGCAGCTTTGAGGCAATTGGCGGAAGGAGTTATTGGAAAAGAAGCTTTGGTTCCTTGGAATCAAGCGGTCGTCGAACAGGGTTTGATTTTGTGCCGAAAGCGAGCTGAATTTCTGGAAGAATTTTCAATACGCGTTTCAAAAATTCAAGAACGAATCAGTGATCATCAAGAAAATGTGAGCCTTGAGTACAAGCCCTCTTTTATCGGTCCCTGGAATGAAACGGCAGGGGCCCGCTGGTTTGAAGAGATGAATCGATGTGAAGCGCAGGAGTTGGCGATGGGTTCAACGGTGATGGGGCCGCATCGAGATGATGTGTTGTTCCTCATGAATGGACGAGCGGCCCGGCAATTTTCTTCGGAAGGACAAAAACGAACCACGGCCGTCGCATTTAAGCTCGCGGAGATTCCTTATGTGGAAGAAAAATTGGGACAAAAGCCCATCTGCTTGCTGGATGATGTCCTTTCCGAGTTGGATGCGAAGCGAGCCGCTCATTTGTTGGAAGAGCTCTCGCGCACGGGCCAATGTTTTGTCACCATGACGGGTCTTGAATCGTGGCCGCGCGAACGGGATTTACCCGCGGCGGTCTTTCGAGTTGATTCCTCGGGAGTAAAGCGAGAAGAAATTTATGCATGA
- the dnaA_2 gene encoding Chromosomal replication initiator protein DnaA: MMITSKTNEELWDFVLGQLKPELKDETFNLWLKPLKAVKNEEGQFVLRVPNRFFSDWIKAHYQTRIENLLSEFLGSQIKLSFETQADESMLPVPTQYKPSTDIKLTSSSSTKTNAFADEIKIEAKYAFDNFVVGPSNRFAEAAAEAVARDPGRTYNPLFIYGGVGLGKTHLLHSIARHILKNQPNARITYVPSERFINEFIDAIRFERMKEFRSKYRGLDCLLIDDIQFLMGKESSQEEFFYTFNTLYDSRKQIVICSDRPPKETLVGDRLISRFEWGVIADIQPPDLETRIAILRKKTAESGQQAPDDVILFVASHIKTNIRELEGSITRIMAYANLTGFPLTVDTARTVLKDILTGPDHAAPVTIEQVQKVVARHFNLDLRDMKSKRRTDAIAFPRQVAMYLCRTLTELSTIEIGAGFGGKDHTTVMHGCSKIKNKLSGDPYFVALVNKITQDIREESLLITP; this comes from the coding sequence ATGATGATCACAAGCAAAACAAACGAAGAACTTTGGGATTTTGTCCTTGGCCAACTTAAACCCGAACTTAAAGACGAAACATTTAATCTGTGGCTGAAACCGCTGAAGGCGGTAAAAAACGAAGAGGGTCAATTTGTGCTTCGCGTGCCCAATCGATTTTTCTCTGATTGGATTAAAGCTCATTATCAAACCCGCATTGAAAACTTGTTGTCGGAGTTTTTGGGAAGCCAAATCAAATTAAGTTTTGAAACCCAAGCCGATGAATCAATGTTGCCTGTCCCCACTCAATACAAACCCTCAACCGACATCAAACTAACCTCCTCTTCATCTACCAAAACCAACGCTTTTGCCGACGAAATCAAAATAGAAGCCAAATATGCGTTTGATAATTTTGTGGTGGGACCTTCCAACCGATTCGCTGAAGCCGCCGCCGAGGCCGTGGCGCGCGACCCAGGACGGACTTACAATCCGCTTTTCATTTATGGAGGCGTGGGGCTCGGAAAAACTCATTTGCTTCATTCGATCGCCCGTCACATACTTAAAAATCAACCCAACGCCAGAATCACCTACGTTCCCAGCGAACGTTTTATTAATGAATTCATCGATGCTATTCGTTTTGAACGAATGAAAGAATTTCGATCCAAGTACCGGGGGCTGGATTGTTTGCTGATTGATGACATCCAATTTCTTATGGGAAAAGAATCTTCTCAAGAAGAATTTTTCTACACGTTCAACACCCTCTATGACTCGCGCAAACAAATTGTGATCTGCTCTGACCGCCCCCCCAAAGAAACCTTGGTCGGGGATCGGCTCATTTCTCGGTTTGAATGGGGCGTCATAGCCGATATTCAACCGCCGGATCTGGAAACGCGCATCGCTATATTAAGGAAGAAGACCGCTGAATCCGGTCAACAAGCCCCCGATGACGTGATTTTGTTCGTTGCTTCCCATATCAAAACGAACATTCGAGAATTGGAAGGCTCTATTACGAGAATAATGGCCTACGCAAATTTGACCGGTTTTCCATTGACAGTCGATACCGCTCGAACTGTTTTAAAAGACATTTTAACAGGCCCTGACCATGCGGCACCTGTAACGATTGAGCAAGTTCAAAAAGTGGTGGCGCGACATTTTAATTTGGACCTACGAGACATGAAATCCAAACGTCGCACCGACGCCATCGCGTTTCCCCGACAAGTGGCCATGTATTTATGCCGAACCTTGACCGAACTTTCCACCATTGAAATTGGGGCGGGTTTTGGCGGCAAAGATCACACAACGGTTATGCACGGCTGCAGTAAAATCAAAAACAAGCTTAGTGGAGACCCTTATTTTGTAGCGTTGGTTAATAAAATCACACAAGATATTCGAGAGGAAAGCCTGCTTATAACGCCTTAA